A window of the Polyodon spathula isolate WHYD16114869_AA chromosome 50, ASM1765450v1, whole genome shotgun sequence genome harbors these coding sequences:
- the LOC121306873 gene encoding matrix metalloproteinase-25-like, which yields MDLFGAGRGGGCAFILPAFGPLLFSFFSVTESAPLNSDSFSKGVDWLTRYGYLPPPDPRTGQLQTKEGIEKAIRVMQRFGGIQETGKLDSETMALMNMPRCSLPDIIGTSELLRRRKRYALSGLLWSKKTLSWRVLSYPQTPQNRDLRQDMVNLVLHYALKPWGDVTPLRFERASPGGGDPDIKVEFSRSYHEDGYPFDGPGGTLAHAFFPGEHPISGDTHFDDDETWTYLANDEQGTDLFTVAVHEFGHALGLSHSSSSHSIMKPYYQGSAGDPVKYNLSRDDVEGIQQLYGKKDTSPPESPPTQPRIPTLPPGRPTRQPRPDLPDRCSQGGFDAIANIRGEVFFFKNKYFWRVQRSGSLVSLAPALISNFWHGLPKDLRKIDSVYERTTDSKIVFFIGDEFWLFSDTRALPGYPKPLSLWSLPAGGVDASFVWAHNGKTYMFRGAQFWRYDDREGRMDTGYPKSISLWRGIPQDLDDVITWGDGDAYFFKGDQYWVQKKGQLDQEVEPPKSVPIDWMRCPPPPTRPAPANPRGAECNCDMSSGGAGLREHRRSNWLLTVTVVFYLLLPSSMTLS from the exons ATGGATTTATTCGGTGCCGGTCGTGGCGGGGGGTGCGCGTTTATTTTACCGGCGTTCGGGCCGCTCCTCTTCAGTTTTTTTTCGGTAACCGAATCCGCTCCTCTGAACTCGGACTCCTTCAGTAAGGGTGTG GACTGGCTCACTCGCTATGGGTACCTGCCTCCCCCTGATCCCCGGACAGGACAGCTCCAGACAAAGGAGGGCATCGAGAAGGCAATACGGGTCATGCAGAGATTCGGAGGGATTCAAGAGACAGGAAAACTTG ACTCGGAGACCATGGCTCTCATGAATATGCCTCGCTGCTCGTTGCCGGACATCATCGGAACCTCAGAGCTTCTTCGCAGACGGAAACGCTATGCCCTGAGTGGGCTTCTGTGGAGCAAGAAGACTCTGAGCTGGAG ggtgcTCTCGTACCCCCAGACTCCTCAGAACCGAGATCTCCGCCAGGACATGGTGAACTTGGTCCTGCACTACGCCCTGAAGCCCTGGGGTGACGTCACCCCGCTACGCTTCGAGCGTGCCTCGCCGGGAGGGGGGGACCCTGATATCAAGGTGGAGTTCAGCCGCTCCTATCACGAGGACGGGTACCCCTTCGATGGGCCGGGGGGCACCCTTGCCCACGCCTTCTTCCCCGGAGAGCACCCCATATCAGGGGACACTCACTTCGATGACGATGAGACCTGGACATACTTAGCTAACG ATGAGCAGGGCACAGATCTCTTCACCGTGGCGGTGCACGAGTTTGGTCATGCCCTGGGGCTGTCtcactcctcctcctctcactcCATCATGAAGCCGTACTATCAGGGTAGCGCGGGGGACCCCGTGAAGTACAATCTCTCACGGGACGATGTGGAGGGGATACAGCAGCTGTatg gtaAGAAAGACACATCCCCTCCAGAATCCCCGCCTACCCAGCCCAGGATTCCAACTCTCCCCCCTGGCCGACCAACCAGACA gcCTCGCCCGGACCTACCAGATCGGTGCTCCCAGGGGGGGTTCGACGCCATCGCTAACATCAGAGGAGAAGTCTTCTTTTTCAAGA ATAAGTATTTCTGGCGAGTGCAACGTTCCGGTTCCCTTGTGTCTCTCGCCCCGGCACTCATCTCAAATTTCTGGCACGGGCTCCCGAAGGACCTGCGCAAGATCGACAGCGTGTACGAGAGAACAACGGACAGCAAGATCGTCTTCTTTAttg gtgatGAGTTCTGGCTGTTCTCTGACACGCGTGCCCTGCCAGGGTACCCCAAGCCCCTCTCTCTCTGGAGTCTCCCCGCAGGGGGGGTCGATGCCTCGTTCGTTTGGGCTCACAATGGAAAGACCTATATGTTCAGGGGGGCTCAGTTCTGGCGCTACGACGATCGCGAGGGACGCATGGACACAGGGTACCCCAAATCCATCAGCCTGTGGCGCGGGATTCCCCAGGACCTCGATGATGTCATTACCTGGGGAGATG GCGATGCCTACTTCTTCAAGGGAGACCAATACTGGGTGCAGAAGAAAGGGCAGTTGGACCAGGAGGTGGAGCCCCCCAAATCCGTGCCCATCGATTGGATGAGGTGCCCCCCGCCCCCCACAAGACCTGCCCCAGCCAATCCCAGGGGGGCAGAATGCAACTGTGACATGAGCAGCGGAGGGGCGGGTCTTAGAGAGCACAGGCGATCTAATTGGCTGCTCACTGTGACCGTTGTGTTCTACTTGCTCCTCCCCTCTTCCATGACCCTTTCGTAG